Within Streptomyces sp. NBC_00704, the genomic segment GGGCAGACGCCCGTGAGGGGCAGACGGCCGTCACCCGGCGCTCGTGCGTCAGCCGCCCGTCGCCCAGCCCGGGATGGTGGGGAGGACCTGTTGCGCGATGCGCAGCAGTGCCGTGTCGTCCGGGCGCATGCGGTCCTGGCGCCAGATGGTCAGCTCGTAGGAGCCGCCGCGGTCCTTGGCGTCGGGGGCGATGACGAGGGCCCGGGCGATGCCGCCGGGGCCGGACTCGGACTTGCCGCCGCCGAGGTTGAAGCGGATGGCGATGGTCTGGGTCGAGTAGAGCACCGCGGGGTGGCCCGCGATCGTCTTCGGCTGCGCCTCGCTCAGCAGGTCCGCCATCCCGCCGATCGGCAGGCGGTCGTAGGACCGGGTCAACTGGACGGTGTAGGTGTCGAGTTGGACGGTCGCCTCGGGCGTCGGTATCTGCTTGCCGCCCGTGCCGACCGAGCCGTCGCTGCCGTAGGCCGTCTTCGCGTGCTCGCCCGGCGTGCCGAGGAGCGTCGGCAGGTTCGCCCGGTTCAGGGCGTCGCACAGCTGCGTCCCGGAGACGCGGTGCGCCGCCTTGGCGACCGCGTCGGCCTTCTTGTCCGCGTCGGAGGCCGAGCAGACCGCCGGTTCGTCCGCCGCCTTGGCGTCGTTCTTCTGGAGCACGAACAGCGCGCCCCCCAGCGCGCCGACCACCACCAGCGCCGCTATCGCCTGAGCCCACGGGTTCGGGCCCTTTTCGGGCGCGGCAACTTCTTCGCTCATGTCCCCCACTGTCCCCATTGCCCCGGTGCTCCCGGCATCCCGGGACCCCTGCTCGCGCCGGATGCGCGCGGAGGGAGCGTAACGGGTGCCCAGGCCGCGGGGAAGCGGGATTCCGCACCCCCGCCGGGCGGCGCCGGGAGCGGAGCCCGAGGGCCGGGCGGGAGCGGCCCGCCCCCGAGCGGGGACCGCCCCTTTCGGCGGGGTCCGGGCCCGCTCCGGCCTCCGGCTGCCGGGGACGCTCCCCCGGACGCCGGAGGCCGGCTCGGCTCGGCTCGCGTCAGCGGGTCAGTTCACGTTGACGGCACTCCAGGCCGCCGCCACCGTGTTGTACTCCGTGCTGCCCGCGCCGTAGAGGTCCTTGGCCGCGTTCAGGGTGGCCGCCCTGGCCCCGGCGTAGTTCGTCGAGGACGTCATGTAGACGGTCAGGGCCCGGTACCAGATCGCGCCGAGCTTGTCGCGGCCGATGCCGGTGACCGTGGAGCCGTTCGCCGTCGGGGAGTTGTAGGAGACGCCGTTGACGGTCTTGGCCCCGCTGCCCTCGGCGAGGAGGTAGGCGAAGTGGTTGGCGACGCCGGAGGAGTAGTGGACGTCGAGGTTGCCGACCGAACTGCTCCAGTTGTCCGCCGACTTGCCGTCCCTGCTCGGCTTGTCCATGTAGCGCAGGGCGTCCTTGCCGAAGCCGGAGCGGACGATCTCCTCGCCGATGAGGTAGTCACCGACGTCCTGGCTGTTGGCCGCGTGGAACTCGACCAGCGAGCCGAAGATGTCGGACGTCGCCTCGTTGAGGCCGCCCGACTCGCCCGAGTAGGTCAGCTTGGCGGTCTTCGAGGTCACGCCGTGGGACATCTCGTGTCCGGCCACGTCCAGGGCGACCAACGGGCCCATCTGGGTGCCGTCGCCGTCACCGTAGGTCATGCAGAAGCAACTGTCGTCCCAGAAGGCGTTGTTGTAGCTGTTGCCGTAGTGGACGCGGTTGTAGGAGCCCTTGCCGTCGTTGCCGATGCCGTTGCGGCCGTGCACGTTCTTGTAGTAGTCCCAGGTCGCGTCGGTGCCGTACTGGGCGTCGACGGCTGCGGTGGAGCGGTCGGCGGCCGCACCGGTGCCCCAGTGGTTGTCGGCGTCGGTGAACAGGGTCGCGGGGGCGCGGCTGAAGCAGATGCCGAAGATGCACAGGTCGGTCTTGTTGGCCGCGTCGCCGGTGTAGGTGTTGCCGCGTGTGGGGTCCTTGAGCTGGTACGTCGATCCCGAGGCGGTCGTCTCCAGCGGTACCGTGCCGCTGTACAGGGACTTGCCGTCGCCGGTGGCCGTCTCGATCGTGTCCCAGGCGTCGATCTGGGCGCCGGTGCGGGCGTCGGTGAGCACCGCGCGGGCGACCGGGTTGCCCAGCGAGTCCAGGCCGACGGCGTTCGTGCGCCAGGCCAGTCTCGGGGCGCCGTGCAGGGCGTCGACGACCAGTTCCGGCTTGGCCTTCACCTGCTTCAGCGATGTGCCCAGGTTGGCCGCGCGCAGGGCGTTGACGGCGACGTCGGCGGCCTTGGGCGCGGACACCTTCGGGGTGATGCTCGCCAGCGAGATCGCCGCCCTCGTCGCCCGGTCGGCGCTGCGGAACGCGCCGTCGCGGCCGAGGTGGACGACGAAGTCGCCGCCGAGGACCGGCAGTTGACGGTAGGTGCGGTCGTAGCGCACGTGCTGGGCGCCGTCCTTGTCGACGATCACGTCCCGCACGGACGTGCCCTGCACGGCGCTGAGGTCCAGCGTCGCCGCGTGGTCGGCGAGGGCCGTCGCCGCGTTGTCGAGCGCGGTCGCCCTGGTCGGTCTGTCGGTCGCGTCGGCGGCCGGGGAGAGTACGGCGGCCAGGAGCGTGGCCGTGGTGGCGGCGATGCCGGCGGTGGCGAGACGGGAACCTCGGACGTGCAGCCGTATCCGACTCATCAGTGTCTCGGTCTCCTCGGGAAGGCGCCGTGGGGGGCGCGTGTGGGGCCGGCCCGTGACCGGGCCGGTGGAGGTGGCGCTGATGTCGTCCTGGCATTTAAGAGGGCATGACATGTCATGTCCATAGCGCATGCGCAACGGACCGGTGAGGAGCCCGTGAGGGGAGAGAATCGTTTCCGTGATCGCCCCCGAACTCCCCTTCTTCGTCTACGGCACGCTCCGCCCCGGCGAGGCCAACCACGACCTCCTCCTGCGCGGCCGCACCCTCCGCGAGGAACCGGCCCGGCTCACGGGCGCGCTGCTGTACGACGGACCCGGCTACCCCTACGCGGTCGAGGCGCCGGGCGCGGCGGGCGCGGCGGTCTCCGGCGAACTCGTGACGGCCCGCCCCGAGGAGTACGCCCGGCTGCTCGCCGACCTGGACCGGCTGGAGGAGTACAGGCCGGGCGACCCGCGCAACCTCTACGAACGCGTCGCGCGCGAGGTGGTCCGCGTGGACGGCTCCGCGCCCGCGCGCGCCTGGGTGTACGTCGCCGCACCCGCCGTCGCCGCCGCCCTGCGGGCCCGCGGCAAGCCCATCGAGGGCGGGGACTGGCTGACCCGGCGGTGAGCGCGGGCGGGGACCGGCCGACCCGACGGTGAGCGCGGGCGGGCGGCCGGCAGTCGCCTCACCCGTTCACCCGCCCCGCGGAAACTTTTCCGCGCTCGGCCGTCGCCATGCCTCTGACCTGCCGAAACAGCGGCGCGGGAGGTCCGGGCTCCGATGGATCTGACACCCATTCATCCCATTCCTGACACACCCTCAGCAAGCGCGCTCGCCGCGCGGCGACTTACCTCGGAAGGGCAGGGATTCCCGAACAGCTCGGAGGAGCACCGATGCGACGCCGTACCGTCCGGCACACCCCCCGCCGTACCGCCCGTCGTCCGCTCCCCCGCACCGCCCGCCGCTCCGCCCGCCCGGCCGGCGTCCGCACCGCCCGCGTACTGGCCGGCGCCGCGCTCGCCGTCGTCGCGGCGGCCGGCTTCGCCGCGCCCGCACAGGCCTCCGGCGTCCGCGCCGCCTCCCCCGGCGGGCAGCTGGAGGTCTACCCCGCCACCGCCGTGCCCGGCGGACAGGTCTCGGTGAACACCGCGGCCTGCGGGGACGGCGGTTCGGCGGCGGGCGACGCCGGGGCGGTGGGCGCCGGCCGCTTCACGCTCGCGCCCGCCACCCACGAGGGCGAGGCCGTCGGACGGTTCCTGGTGCCGCCGAGCGCGCAGCCGGGCACCTACGAGCTCGTCGCGCAGTGCGCCGGGGACGGACGGCGGATCACCGGGGACCTGGTGGTCGTGCTGGCCTCGGACCGGCAGCCGGTCGCCCCGCGCGGAAGTGTCAAGACGGGGGTCGGCGGCGCTCTGGGCCCCGACCCCGTTCAGACCGCGGCCGGAGTGGCGGCTCTCGCCGTCGCCGCCGCGGGCGGTACCTGGCTCCTGCATCGCCGGGCGAGAGGCGACGGGATCTGACGGACACCCTCCGCCGTCCGTCAGCCGGTACCGCATGTCCCCTCCCCCTCCGGGCCCGACGCCCCTCGCGGCCCGGAGGGGGCACGGGCCCCGTCCGACCCGGCCACCGGACTTCGAGAGCGGAGGCCGCGCAGCCCCGGGCCGGGAGCCATGCGGACGTGGAGATCCACGCAGACCTCGAGACCACGGAGACGGGAGCGGCATGCGCACGGTCGGCAACACCGCCATAACGGCCGTCACCGCGGTCTCCCTGTGCTGCGGCGCATGGCTGCTGCACAGCGGCGCCGAGACGCACGCCCCGCCGCAGCCCTCCGCGGCCCAGGCCCGCTCCGACGGCCCGCGGTCGTCCGGCCGGTCCGCGCCGGCGCTGCCGCCCTCCGCGCCCGACCGCGTCCGCGTCCCCGCCATCCACGTGGACGCCCCCCTGACGGGCCTCGCCCTCACCGCCTCCGGCAGCCTCGACGTCCCGCCCGCCGAGAAGGAGAACCTCGCCGGCTGGTACGAGGCCGGCACCACCCCCGGCGAGACGGGCACCGCGATCATCGCCGGCCACGTCGACAACGCCGACGGCCCCGCCGTCTTCTACGACCTGGGCGCCCTGCGCAAGGGCAGCACCGTGGAGGTGGACCGGCGCGACGGAACGACCGCGGTGTTCACCGTGGACGCCGTCGAGGTCTACCGGACCCGCGACTTCCCCGACGCCAAGGTGTACGGGGCCGCGGACCGGCCCGAGTTGCGGGTGATCACCTGCGGCGGGGGCTACGCGAAGGCGACCGGCTACCAGGGCAACGTGGTCGTGTTCGCCCACCTCACCGGCAGCCGCTGAGGACCGCGCCGAGCCGCCGGAACCCTCACACCTGCGCCGGGGCCCTGCTGAGGGCAGCGTTCCTCACGGGAAACAACGGTGATGCGGCCGGGTAACCTCCGCACCGCACGCTCCTGGACATGACCTCGAATTCGCGTGTGGTGGTGCTCGGCGCCGGCCTCGCGGGCGTACGCCTCGCCCGCCGGCTCGGCGAACTGGGCGTGCCCGCGCTGCTCGTCGGCGACGAGGAGCACCGGCCCTACAACCGGGTCCTGCTCGCCGAGGTGCTGGCCGGCCGCTACTCCCCCGACGTCATCGCGCTGCCCGCGCCCGCCGGAGCGGTCCGCGCCAAGGTCACCGGCATCGACCGCGACCGGCGGGTCCTCGCCTGCGCGGACGGCTCGGAGATCGCCTACGGCACGCTCGTCCTCGCGACCGGCTCCAACCCGGTCCTGCCGCCCCTGCGCGGCCTGTTCACCCCCGACCACGTCCTGCCGGAGGGCGTCCACGCCTTCCGCACCATGGACGACTGCCTCGGACTGTCGAAGGCGGTGCGGCCGGGCGTACGGGCCGTCGTCATCGGCGGCGGGCTCCTCGGCGTCTCCGCGGCCCGCGCGCTCGCGGTCCGCGGCGCCCAGGTCGTCCTCGCCCAGCAGGCCGAACGCCTCATGGAACGCCAGCTCGACCCCGGCGCCTCCCGGCTGGTGCGGCGGCATCTCACGGACCTCGGCGTCGAGGTGCACACCGAGTGCCGGGTGCGCGACGTGCGCTGCCTCGGCGGCGCCGTCCGGTCGGTCGAGATGGCCGACGGCTACGCCCTCGACGCCGACCTGGTGGTGCTGACCTGCGGGGTCTCCCCGCGCGCCGGACTCGCCAGGGACGCCGGGATCGCCGTCCACAAGGGCGTCCTCGTCGACGACGAACTGCGCACGTCCGACCCGCACGTCCGGGCGGTCGGCGACTGCGCGCAGCACGACGGGACCGTGTACGGTCTCGCCGCCCCCGCGCTGGAACAGGCCGACGTGCTCGCCGCGTCCCTGGCCGGCGACCCGGACGCCCGCTACACCGGCACCCGCGCCCTCACCCGGCTCACCCTGACCGGGGACGGCGCCCCGGGCCCCGCCGGGAACAGCGCCTTCGACCTCGCCGCGTTCGGCGAGACCGAGCCCCGCCCCGGCGACGACGTCGTGCAGCTCGCCGACGCCACCCGCGGCACCTACCGCAAGGTCGTCGTCCGCGACGACCGCCTGGTCGGCGGGGTCCTCGTCGGCGAACTCGGCACCGTCGGCGCGCTGGCGCGCGCCTGGGAGGGAGCAGAGCCGCTCCCCTCCGACGGCGGCCCCCTGCTCCACCTGCTCACCAACGACGGAGGCACCTGATGACCGCCACTGAGGGGGCCACCCCCACGATCGTGCTCGTCGGCCACGGCATGGTCGGCCAGCGCTTCCTCGAAGCGATCGCCGAGCGCGGCCTGACCGCCACCCACCGCGTGGTCGTGCTGTGCGAGGAACCACGGCCGGCATACGACCGCGTGGCGCTGACCTCGTACTTCTCGGGCAGGACGGCCGAAGATCTGTCGATGACCGACATGGCGTTCATCGAGACGCACGGCATCGAGCTGTACGTCGGCGACCCGGCCGAGACCGTCGACCGCGAGGCGCGCAAGGTCGTCGCCCGCTCCGGGCGGGTCTTCGCGTACGACACGCTCGTCCTCGCCACCGGCTCGTTCCCCTTCGTCCCGCCCGTCCCGAACAAGGACGCCGAGGGCTGCTTCGTCTACCGCACCATCGACGACCTGCTGGCCATCGAGAAGTACGCCGAGACCGCGACGACCGGCGCCGTGGTAGGCGGCGGACTGCTCGGCCTGGAGGCCGCGGGCGCCCTCAAGGGCCTCGGACTCACCTCCCACATCGTGGAGTTCGCGCCCCGCCTCATGCCCGTCCAGGTCGACGCGGGCGGCGGCGCGGCCCTGCTGCGCACCATCGAGGACATGGGCCTCACCGTCCACACGGGCGTGGGCACCCAGGAGATCGTGGTCGACGACTCCGGCGCGGTCACCGGCATGCGGCTCTCCGACGGCTCCGAACTCGCCACCGACCTCGTCGTGTTCAGCGCCGGCGTCCGCCCCCGCGACCAGCTCGCCCGCGACTGCGGCCTGACCGTGGGCGAACGCGGCGGCATCACCGTCGACGAGCAGTGCCGCACCGTCACCGACCCGCACGTCTTCGCCATCGGCGAGTGCGCCCTGGCCGCCGACGGCCGCGTCTACGGCCTCGTCGCCCCCGGCTACGAGCAGGCCGAGACGGCCGCCGCGGCCATCGCCGACGACGAGTCGGAGCAGCTGTCCTTCACCGGCGCCGACCTCTCCACCAAGCTCAAGCTGCTCGGCGTGGACGTCGCCTCCTTCGGCGACGCGCACGGCACCGCCGAGGAGTGCCTGGACGTCGTCTACTCCGACTCCCGCGCCGGCCTGTACAAGAAGCTGGTCATCGGCCGCGACGGCACCCTGCTCGGCGGCATCCTGGTCGGCGACGCCGACGCCTACGGCACACTGCGCGCCTTCACCGGATCCGTGCCGCCCGTCGCCCCCGAATCGCTCGTCCTGCCGGCCGGCGCGGGAGACTCCGTGCAGCTCGGCCCGTCCGCGCTGCCCGACGAGGCGATCGTCTGCTCCTGCCACAACGTGTCCAAGGGCACGATCCGCGGCGCCGTCACCGAGCACTCCTGCACGACCGTGCCCGAGGTGAAGAAGTGCACCAAGGCCGGTACCGGCTGCGGCAGTTGCGTCAAGGTCCTCGGCCAGCTGGTGACCGCCGAGCTGGAGGCGAGCGGCGTCCAGGTCGACAAGGGCCTGTGCGGCTGCTTCTCGCAGACCCGCGAGGAGCTGTACGAGATCGTCCTCGCCCTGCGCATCAACACCTACCAGGACCTGCTGGACCGCTACGGCCGCGACGGCGCCCGCGGCGGCGACGGCTGCGACGTCTGCAAGCCCGCGATCGGCTCGATCATCGCGTCCCTCGCCCCGAGCATCGGCGCGAGCGGCTACGTCCTGGACGGCGAGCAGGCCGCGTTGCAGGAGACCAACGACCACTTCCTCGCCAACCTCCAGAGGAACGGCTCCTACTCGGTCGTCCCGCGCATCCCCGGCGGCGAGATCACCCCCGAGGGACTGATCGTGATCGGCGAGATCGCCCGCGACTTCGGTCTCTACACGAAGATCACCGGCGGCCAGCGCATCGACATGTTCGGCGCACGCGTCGAGCAACTCCCCTTGATCTGGACCCGCTTGGTGGACGCCGGCTTCGAGTCCGGCCACGCCTACGGCAAGTCGCTGCGCACGGTGAAGTCCTGCGTCGGCCAGACCTGGTGCCGCTACGGCGTCCAGGACTCCGTCCGCATGGCCATCGACCTGGAGCTGCGCTACCGCGGCCTGCGCTCCCCGCACAAGCTCAAGTCCGCCGTCTCCGGCTGCGCCCGCGAGTGCGCCGAGGCCCAGTCGAAGGACTTCGGCGTCATCGCCACCTCCAACGGCTGGAACCTCTACGTCGGCGGCAACGGCGGCGCCACCCCGCGCCACGCCGACCTCCTCGCCCAGGACCTGTCCGACGCCGAACTCGTCCGCCTCATCGACCGGTTCCTCATGTTCTACATCCGCACCGCCGACCGGCTGGAGCGCACCTCGACCTGGCTGGAGCGCATCCCCGGCGGCCTCGACCACGTGCGGGACGTCGTGGTGGAGGACTCCCTCGGCATCTGCGAGGAGCTGGAGTCCCTGATGACCGCGCACGTCGCGCACTACGCCGACGAATGGGCGACCACCATCAACGACCCCGAGAAGCTGGCCCGGTTCGTGTCCTTCGTCAACGCCCCGGACACCCCCGACCCCGTCGTCGGCTTCGTCCCCGAACGCGAGCAGATCAAGCCCGACCTGCCGCTGCTGACCATCGGCCACCGTCCCCTGGAAGGGAGCGCCCAGCGATGACCCTGGCACCCGAGACCACCGACCTGAAGGTCCAGCTCCGGCTGGAGGAGGGCGGACCGGACTGGTTCACGGTCTGCGACCTGAGCCGGCTCGTCCCCGGCCGCGGCGTGGCCGCCCTGCTGCCCGACGGCCGCCAGGTCGCCCTCTTCCGCGACCGCTCCGGCACCCTGTACGCCGTCGACAACCGCGACCCGTTCACCGGCGCGGCGGTCCTCTCCCGAGGCCTGACCGGCGCCCACCAGGGCCGCCCGTTCGTCGCCTCGCCGCTCCTCAAGCAGCGGTTCGACCTGGTGAGCGGGGAGTGCCTGGACGACGACACGGTGCGCGTCGCCGTCTACGAGGTGCGCACCGCGGCCCGCACCCCCGCCCTCAGCGCGTGAGGGCGTCGTAGGACACGCCGGTCAGCCGCTCGGAGGCGGTCCACAGCCGCCGCCCGGCCCGGTCGTCGAGGGTCCAGGGCGCCCGCCACGACGGTGCGGGCGCCCCGCGCCACATCGCTACCGACGGCCCGGTGAACGAGTCCGGGCGGACACCGGGCGCGGTCGCCGCGTAGAGCGTGGGCAGCGCCCCGGCCTCGGCGGGCTGGGCGACGACCCGGTTGACGAGCGTCATCAGCCGCTCGGCGCCCCGACGCCCCTCCGCGAGCGGCCCGGCCGTCTGGAGGTTCGTCGCCGCGTACCCCGGGTGCGCGGCGGCCGCGACGACCCCCGCCCCGGCCGCCTCGAGCCTGCGCGCCAGTTCGTGCGTGAAGAGCAGGTTGGCCGTCTTGGAGCGGCCGTAGGCCACCCAACGCCGGTATCCCCGCTTGGAGTTGAGATCGCCCGGATCGATGTTGCCGAGCAGGTGGGCCATGCTGGAGACGGTCACCACACGCGCCCCCGCCGGGCCCTTCGCGGCTTCGAGCAGCGCCGGCAGCAGCAGTCCGGTGAGGGCGAAGTGCCCGAGGTGGTTCACCCCGAACTGCGTCTCGAACCCGTCGGCGGTGGAACCGTACGGCATGGCCATCACCCCGGCGTTGTTGACGAGGAGGTCGAGCCGCTCGCACGGCAGCGCGCTCGCGAACTCCCGCACCGAGGAGAGATCCCCGAGGTCCAGCCGCCCGAACTCCACCTCCGCGCCGGGCACGTCCTCCCGCAACCGCGCCACGGCCTCCGACCCCCGGGCCTCACTGCGACAGGCAAGCACGACCCGCGCCCCCCTACGGGCCAACTCCCGCGAAGTGACGTACCCGAGCCCGCTGTTGGCCCCGGTGACGACGGCGACACGCCCGCCCAGCCCAGGAATGTCCCGCACACTCCACCCAGCCATGGCCGTACCCCCTCCGCAGTCTGCGGTGCAGCCTACGACCCCCTCCCCCACACCGAAGGGCGGCACCCCGCCCCCCGGGATGCCGCCCCTGCCCCGCCCCGCCGGACCCGCTCAGTCCCGACGGATCAACTCGGGATCGATCCGCCGCCCGACCAACGGCAGAGACCCCAGAGCAGCCACGACGACCACCCCAAAAGCACTCCCCAACAACAGGGGCACACCATCCCCGTCCCAAAAGACCGCTCCGCCTCCGGTTACGAGGTAGCTGGACTCGGCCATCTTCCCTGTCACCACGGCGAGTACAAGGCCCATGGCCAACGGCAACACCACTTGGGCGACTTGCACGGTCCGCAGCGTCCGCGACCTGGCCCCCAGCAAGGAGAGGGCCGTGACCTGCGGACGCCGTTCCACCGCACGGTCGGTCGCAGCAACGAGGTAGGCGGCCAAGCCGATGATCAGCCCGAGGATCATGCCCACGACGAGGAGGGTCTTGATGACGGTGATCTGCTGGAGCGCTGTGGCGTCCAGACTGTCCGTCTCGACCTCGATCGTGGGATCGACTCCCGCGATGCCTTCCAGCACGGCGCGCACGGCATCGGGAGCCGAGCTGCCGACAAGGGCGAGAGTGGCCCTTCCCTCCGGGCGGAACCCGGCCGGGAAGACGGAGGGCGGAAGCAGCACCGTTCCACTGCGGGGAATCTGCGCCGGCGTGTCGTCGCGATACTGGATGGTGGCAGCCGGCACCCGGACATCGACGAACCGGCTCTTTCCTTCCGGATTCCGCAGACGAAATGGGTAGCTCTTCCCCGGTTCGCTGAATTCGTCATAGGTGAAACCCGAGATCATCAGCCGCGCGGGACGTCCATCCACGCAGTTCTTCACCGTCGACGCCATCCGGCGCAACTGCTCGCAGGTCGCGATCACTGCGTTGATGCTCTTCGGCACCTCTTCACGCTCCGGATCGGTCCACGAATCTGCGAGAACGGCATGCCCTTGGACTCCGGGAACCTTCGTGACGGCTTCTTCCGTCTCGCGAGTCATGCCATCGAGGGCCATCGAGTACAGCTGAACGGGCGCGGTGTTCTTCGACACCTGGTCCAACTCGATGAGCACGCCCTGCGTGAGCGAGGCAGCGTAGACCAGCAGAACCAGCCCGGTCGCGACGCGAAGAGCCCCACCGGGTTCGACCTCGTTGCGGCGCATTGCCAGGCCCAAGGACAGCGAACTCGCGGCTCGCGCAACCCTGCGGGCCAGTAGGCGCGAGAGGATCGGCAGGGAAAGCACCAGGCCTGCGCCCACCAGCACGACAGCGAGCGGCATCAGAATCGCCGAGAACGAGGTGTCCGTGGGAACGTGCCCGGTCGCCCCAGCGACGCAGTACCCGAAGACGATGCCCACCCCTGGGAGAAGGGGCAGCAGACCCCAGAGGCGGGGCGGCTTCTCCACCGCGCTGCGCCGCACCGCCAGAGGGTTGGCGGCCGCCTTCCTTGCGCTGGCCCTGCCCACGAACCAAGCGAGCGCCGGACAACCGACCAGGCAGATGAGGAAGGTCCTGAAGGAGAGCGAACCGTCTTCCGGGTACCACTTGAATCCCGGCAACCCTGTCCGTGAAACCAGCTGGTTGACGACCCAGTAGCCACCGAGTCCAAGAACCGCGCCCAGTAAGGCGGCAGCAACTGTCTCAGCAGCGTTGACCCGCTGTACGCCTTTGCGACTCAAACCGAGCAGGCGCAGTGCGGCCAGTCGCCTCATCCGCGAAGCGGCGGACAGCCGAGCGCAAACGGAGAGAAACACGGCCAAGGGAAGCAAGACGACACCTGCGAGCGTGAAGCGGAGGATGTCGAGGGTTGACGGTTCCACTGTGGGGAAGCGGGTTTCCTTTTTTCCAAACTCTGACAGATGGCCACCTCCCTTGAGCACTTCTCGACTGGCACCCACGTACGCATACAGCTCATCGGGATGAGCTAGCCCCTCGGGGCCGATCACACCTGCCTCGTGGCCCGGGAGGAGATGGGCCAGGCCTGAATCCGCACGGAGGAGGTCGTGCAGCCTGGGGGAAACAATCATTTCGCCAGCGCCAGGAAGCGCACGCAGGCCCGGCGGTGCGGAAATCGGCGTGACTCCTGTCGCCACGAAGATTCGAGTGAGAGGTTCCAGCCCATATGGATCCACCCTTGTCAGGGCCAGACCGCTCCCAGACTGTGACGCACAGATACCCAACCCATTTGAACAGTCCGGTTCACGAGCCGCTTTACGAGCGTCTTGCGCGGCCAAAATGCCGGGAATCGCAAGGATCACCGCGAGGCAACACACTCCGATGGCACTGCCCGTTGCCATGAGGAGAAATCGTGCACGATTTCCTCGACCGCTGCCGAGCAGGAGCCTTAGCCCCAGGAGGAGTTCGTTCACGATGCTTCACGCACCTGTTCCGTGAGCTCACCATCGCGCATGACATATCGATTGTCAGCACGGGCTGCAACCTGAGAATCGTGAGTCACGAGCACGACGGCCGTTCCTTGTGAGCGCGCCAAGCCGAGGAACTCATCCAGTACCGCTGAAGCATTGGCACTGTCTAGGGATCCAGTTGGCTCATCGGCAAACACGACGGCAGGTTTGTGCACCAACGCCC encodes:
- a CDS encoding gamma-glutamylcyclotransferase family protein; the encoded protein is MIAPELPFFVYGTLRPGEANHDLLLRGRTLREEPARLTGALLYDGPGYPYAVEAPGAAGAAVSGELVTARPEEYARLLADLDRLEEYRPGDPRNLYERVAREVVRVDGSAPARAWVYVAAPAVAAALRARGKPIEGGDWLTRR
- a CDS encoding M4 family metallopeptidase: MSRIRLHVRGSRLATAGIAATTATLLAAVLSPAADATDRPTRATALDNAATALADHAATLDLSAVQGTSVRDVIVDKDGAQHVRYDRTYRQLPVLGGDFVVHLGRDGAFRSADRATRAAISLASITPKVSAPKAADVAVNALRAANLGTSLKQVKAKPELVVDALHGAPRLAWRTNAVGLDSLGNPVARAVLTDARTGAQIDAWDTIETATGDGKSLYSGTVPLETTASGSTYQLKDPTRGNTYTGDAANKTDLCIFGICFSRAPATLFTDADNHWGTGAAADRSTAAVDAQYGTDATWDYYKNVHGRNGIGNDGKGSYNRVHYGNSYNNAFWDDSCFCMTYGDGDGTQMGPLVALDVAGHEMSHGVTSKTAKLTYSGESGGLNEATSDIFGSLVEFHAANSQDVGDYLIGEEIVRSGFGKDALRYMDKPSRDGKSADNWSSSVGNLDVHYSSGVANHFAYLLAEGSGAKTVNGVSYNSPTANGSTVTGIGRDKLGAIWYRALTVYMTSSTNYAGARAATLNAAKDLYGAGSTEYNTVAAAWSAVNVN
- a CDS encoding DUF6215 domain-containing protein; the protein is MSEEVAAPEKGPNPWAQAIAALVVVGALGGALFVLQKNDAKAADEPAVCSASDADKKADAVAKAAHRVSGTQLCDALNRANLPTLLGTPGEHAKTAYGSDGSVGTGGKQIPTPEATVQLDTYTVQLTRSYDRLPIGGMADLLSEAQPKTIAGHPAVLYSTQTIAIRFNLGGGKSESGPGGIARALVIAPDAKDRGGSYELTIWRQDRMRPDDTALLRIAQQVLPTIPGWATGG
- the nirB gene encoding nitrite reductase large subunit NirB; the encoded protein is MTATEGATPTIVLVGHGMVGQRFLEAIAERGLTATHRVVVLCEEPRPAYDRVALTSYFSGRTAEDLSMTDMAFIETHGIELYVGDPAETVDREARKVVARSGRVFAYDTLVLATGSFPFVPPVPNKDAEGCFVYRTIDDLLAIEKYAETATTGAVVGGGLLGLEAAGALKGLGLTSHIVEFAPRLMPVQVDAGGGAALLRTIEDMGLTVHTGVGTQEIVVDDSGAVTGMRLSDGSELATDLVVFSAGVRPRDQLARDCGLTVGERGGITVDEQCRTVTDPHVFAIGECALAADGRVYGLVAPGYEQAETAAAAIADDESEQLSFTGADLSTKLKLLGVDVASFGDAHGTAEECLDVVYSDSRAGLYKKLVIGRDGTLLGGILVGDADAYGTLRAFTGSVPPVAPESLVLPAGAGDSVQLGPSALPDEAIVCSCHNVSKGTIRGAVTEHSCTTVPEVKKCTKAGTGCGSCVKVLGQLVTAELEASGVQVDKGLCGCFSQTREELYEIVLALRINTYQDLLDRYGRDGARGGDGCDVCKPAIGSIIASLAPSIGASGYVLDGEQAALQETNDHFLANLQRNGSYSVVPRIPGGEITPEGLIVIGEIARDFGLYTKITGGQRIDMFGARVEQLPLIWTRLVDAGFESGHAYGKSLRTVKSCVGQTWCRYGVQDSVRMAIDLELRYRGLRSPHKLKSAVSGCARECAEAQSKDFGVIATSNGWNLYVGGNGGATPRHADLLAQDLSDAELVRLIDRFLMFYIRTADRLERTSTWLERIPGGLDHVRDVVVEDSLGICEELESLMTAHVAHYADEWATTINDPEKLARFVSFVNAPDTPDPVVGFVPEREQIKPDLPLLTIGHRPLEGSAQR
- a CDS encoding NAD(P)/FAD-dependent oxidoreductase; translated protein: MTSNSRVVVLGAGLAGVRLARRLGELGVPALLVGDEEHRPYNRVLLAEVLAGRYSPDVIALPAPAGAVRAKVTGIDRDRRVLACADGSEIAYGTLVLATGSNPVLPPLRGLFTPDHVLPEGVHAFRTMDDCLGLSKAVRPGVRAVVIGGGLLGVSAARALAVRGAQVVLAQQAERLMERQLDPGASRLVRRHLTDLGVEVHTECRVRDVRCLGGAVRSVEMADGYALDADLVVLTCGVSPRAGLARDAGIAVHKGVLVDDELRTSDPHVRAVGDCAQHDGTVYGLAAPALEQADVLAASLAGDPDARYTGTRALTRLTLTGDGAPGPAGNSAFDLAAFGETEPRPGDDVVQLADATRGTYRKVVVRDDRLVGGVLVGELGTVGALARAWEGAEPLPSDGGPLLHLLTNDGGT
- the nirD gene encoding nitrite reductase small subunit NirD, translated to MTLAPETTDLKVQLRLEEGGPDWFTVCDLSRLVPGRGVAALLPDGRQVALFRDRSGTLYAVDNRDPFTGAAVLSRGLTGAHQGRPFVASPLLKQRFDLVSGECLDDDTVRVAVYEVRTAARTPALSA
- a CDS encoding class F sortase codes for the protein MRTVGNTAITAVTAVSLCCGAWLLHSGAETHAPPQPSAAQARSDGPRSSGRSAPALPPSAPDRVRVPAIHVDAPLTGLALTASGSLDVPPAEKENLAGWYEAGTTPGETGTAIIAGHVDNADGPAVFYDLGALRKGSTVEVDRRDGTTAVFTVDAVEVYRTRDFPDAKVYGAADRPELRVITCGGGYAKATGYQGNVVVFAHLTGSR